The proteins below come from a single Bacteroidales bacterium WCE2004 genomic window:
- a CDS encoding Acyltransferase family protein, translating to MSQSTTGQRYRFIDLLKVILTVGIVLRHATLAGVAGRSDAFDLFSLIVESVTEVCVPLFFVLSGFLYFRNVPAKPDANYFRDKTRRRATSLLVPYLIANAVAFVLYWLAHRFAPGMLSGFFGDDWRNPLFVFVTGPVNMSLWFIRDLIVACLLAPLFYLFVRYTRIWGVIALGAVWFGVGGSPFYNFWFALGAWAAVCQGEAVGRFLGSIRCNVPADAAAWCFFIYLYHYIPAISFKKLLVAAIGPDSFFALAGTYLATALLTLGLVTGVYILLKKICPRLTGVLVGGKI from the coding sequence ATGAGTCAGTCGACGACAGGACAACGCTATCGGTTCATCGACCTGCTGAAGGTCATCCTGACCGTCGGCATCGTGCTGCGGCACGCCACTTTGGCGGGCGTCGCGGGGCGCTCCGACGCGTTCGACCTCTTCAGCCTGATCGTCGAATCGGTGACGGAAGTCTGCGTCCCGCTCTTCTTCGTCCTGTCGGGCTTCCTGTATTTCCGCAACGTACCGGCGAAGCCCGATGCCAACTATTTCCGGGACAAGACCCGCCGGCGCGCGACGTCGCTGCTGGTCCCCTACCTGATCGCCAATGCGGTCGCCTTCGTCCTCTACTGGCTCGCCCACCGCTTCGCGCCCGGGATGCTCTCCGGTTTCTTCGGCGACGACTGGCGCAATCCGCTGTTCGTCTTCGTCACGGGACCGGTCAACATGTCGCTCTGGTTCATCCGCGACCTCATCGTCGCCTGCCTGCTCGCGCCGCTCTTCTATCTGTTCGTCCGCTACACCCGCATCTGGGGCGTCATCGCGCTGGGCGCCGTGTGGTTCGGCGTGGGCGGCTCGCCATTCTACAACTTCTGGTTCGCCCTCGGCGCCTGGGCGGCCGTCTGCCAGGGAGAGGCTGTCGGCAGGTTCCTGGGAAGCATCCGCTGCAACGTCCCCGCGGACGCGGCCGCCTGGTGCTTCTTCATCTACCTGTATCACTATATTCCCGCGATTTCTTTCAAGAAACTGCTGGTGGCGGCCATCGGGCCGGACTCCTTCTTCGCCCTCGCGGGAACGTATCTGGCCACGGCCCTGCTCACGCTCGGGCTGGTGACCGGCGTCTATATCCTGTTGAAAAAGATCTGTCCGCGCCTGACCGGCGTACTGGTCGGCGGTAAGATATGA